In Virgibacillus sp. NKC19-16, a single genomic region encodes these proteins:
- a CDS encoding RNA-guided endonuclease InsQ/TnpB family protein, which produces MLVRMNYKYEMFPNEEQIQKLDSWLSICRQQYNSALLDKQRFYQQNKSGLSRTTLQKQQKADKEKIPLLKTIPSQPLQEVLFRLERSYKNFFDGRARYPKIKKHKDYNSMTFTQFGVEKLTIKNKKTGKVNIRDVRYAASLDENNRLMISKLGAVYVNFHRPLEGKVKQVTIKRQGNHWFAIFSVEKHVNETVDFPVPSTGIDVGIQKFAVLADGTKVENPKFLVKEEKKLKRAQKKLSRMKKGSNNWKKQLQKVQQLHIKVANQRRDFLHKLSYHLSKTYKFVFVEDLNIRNMVKNRHLAKAIHDAGWGAFCNKLGYKSENNGGKLVRMKAHYTSQDCSNCGKRVKKSLSVRTHVCKSCGTILDRDHNAAINIEKVGLGILGLHPTA; this is translated from the coding sequence ATGCTGGTACGCATGAATTACAAATATGAAATGTTTCCAAACGAAGAGCAAATTCAAAAGCTGGATAGCTGGCTGTCTATTTGTCGTCAGCAGTACAATTCTGCACTTTTGGATAAACAGCGCTTTTACCAACAAAACAAGTCAGGACTGTCCCGAACTACATTACAAAAACAACAAAAAGCGGATAAAGAAAAGATTCCTTTGCTTAAAACAATCCCGTCACAGCCTTTGCAGGAGGTATTATTCCGTCTGGAACGATCCTACAAGAACTTTTTCGACGGGCGAGCACGTTATCCAAAGATCAAGAAGCATAAAGATTATAATTCGATGACGTTCACACAATTTGGGGTTGAAAAACTTACTATAAAAAACAAGAAGACCGGTAAAGTCAACATACGTGATGTGCGTTACGCTGCATCGTTAGACGAGAATAACCGTCTAATGATCTCAAAGCTTGGGGCAGTATACGTAAACTTTCATCGCCCATTGGAGGGCAAGGTGAAACAAGTTACCATCAAACGCCAGGGCAACCATTGGTTTGCGATATTCAGTGTTGAAAAACACGTAAACGAAACGGTTGATTTCCCTGTTCCATCAACAGGAATTGATGTTGGTATCCAAAAGTTTGCCGTACTAGCGGATGGGACTAAAGTCGAAAATCCGAAGTTCCTTGTGAAAGAAGAAAAGAAATTAAAACGAGCGCAAAAGAAACTTTCCCGCATGAAAAAAGGCTCAAATAACTGGAAAAAACAACTTCAGAAAGTGCAGCAACTTCATATAAAAGTTGCGAACCAGCGCCGTGATTTTCTCCATAAGTTGAGCTATCATCTTTCGAAAACGTATAAATTCGTTTTTGTGGAGGACCTGAATATACGAAATATGGTTAAAAATCGTCATTTGGCAAAGGCGATTCATGACGCCGGTTGGGGTGCTTTTTGTAATAAGCTCGGATACAAAAGTGAGAACAATGGTGGGAAACTCGTAAGAATGAAAGCGCACTATACCAGTCAAGACTGTTCCAATTGTGGGAAACGCGTGAAAAAGTCTCTTTCCGTTCGCACACATGTATGCAAGTCATGCGGGACAATTTTAGACCGTGACCATAATGCTGCCATCAATATTGAAAAAGTTGGACTGGGTATTTTGGGTTTGCATCCAACTGCATAA
- a CDS encoding metal-sensing transcriptional repressor — MDKFLRDHPTTPRTEAEKEKTINRLKRIEGQVRGIQKMVEEDRYCVDILVQISAIQSALKNVGFAVTERHINHCVSDAIKQGEGAETIEELMSVLKQFSK; from the coding sequence TTGGATAAGTTTTTACGTGATCACCCAACTACCCCAAGAACAGAAGCTGAAAAGGAAAAAACGATTAACCGCCTGAAACGGATAGAAGGTCAAGTTCGTGGAATACAGAAAATGGTGGAAGAGGATCGCTATTGTGTAGATATTTTAGTACAAATTAGCGCCATTCAATCCGCGTTAAAAAATGTAGGTTTCGCTGTCACGGAACGACATATCAACCATTGTGTCAGTGATGCGATTAAACAAGGTGAAGGCGCGGAAACGATTGAGGAATTAATGAGTGTACTGAAGCAGTTTTCCAAGTAG
- a CDS encoding YdhK family protein has translation MKSKKLIIIAVLLIVSAFTLAACGGGNRGTDAEGNEENRENTNEESTSHSQGNMSEHMSSSGEVPAGMQEAENPKYEVGSTAIINVQHMNMEGMSGAEATITGAYDTTAYTVSYTLTTGGEPVEDHKWVIHEELLVEDPGDDPLEPGTEVTLNTDHMKGMNGATATIDSAEDTTVYMVDFTPTTGGVKVVDHKWVVESELESAE, from the coding sequence ATGAAAAGTAAAAAATTAATAATAATTGCAGTTTTACTAATCGTTTCCGCATTTACATTAGCTGCATGTGGCGGTGGTAACAGGGGAACCGACGCAGAAGGAAATGAGGAAAACAGGGAAAATACAAATGAGGAATCAACCTCCCATTCCCAAGGTAATATGTCTGAGCACATGTCTAGTTCCGGGGAAGTTCCTGCAGGTATGCAAGAGGCAGAGAACCCAAAATATGAAGTCGGAAGTACTGCTATTATTAACGTCCAACATATGAATATGGAGGGTATGAGTGGCGCTGAAGCTACCATTACAGGAGCATATGACACTACTGCCTATACTGTTTCATACACCCTGACAACAGGCGGTGAACCTGTGGAAGATCACAAATGGGTCATACATGAGGAACTTCTTGTTGAAGATCCGGGAGATGACCCTTTAGAACCAGGTACTGAAGTTACCTTGAATACAGATCATATGAAAGGGATGAATGGTGCAACTGCAACAATTGATTCAGCAGAAGATACCACCGTATATATGGTGGACTTCACTCCAACTACAGGTGGAGTGAAAGTTGTTGACCATAAATGGGTTGTTGAAAGTGAACTTGAATCTGCTGAATAA
- a CDS encoding MaoC family dehydratase, which produces MKQELYLDDVNVGDTFISETYHLNPDKIKRFASEFDPQDFHLDETLAEDTFFNGLAASGWHTAAITMRLLTSSLPFAHGVIGAGGEIKWPRPTRPNDILYVRSTIKEIKPSKSKPNQALLSVESETLNQRDEVCQNLTSKLLSFRKS; this is translated from the coding sequence ATGAAACAGGAACTTTATCTTGATGATGTCAACGTAGGGGATACGTTTATCAGTGAAACATATCACTTAAATCCAGACAAAATAAAAAGATTCGCCAGTGAATTTGATCCGCAAGACTTCCATCTTGATGAGACGCTAGCAGAAGATACTTTCTTCAATGGATTAGCTGCTAGTGGCTGGCATACTGCAGCAATTACGATGCGATTATTGACTAGTAGCCTCCCCTTTGCTCACGGAGTTATTGGAGCCGGTGGAGAAATTAAATGGCCACGCCCAACAAGGCCGAATGATATTTTATATGTAAGGAGTACCATTAAAGAAATAAAGCCCTCTAAATCGAAACCTAATCAAGCACTACTATCTGTTGAGAGTGAAACTTTAAATCAGCGTGATGAGGTTTGTCAAAATTTAACATCTAAACTTTTGAGTTTTAGAAAAAGTTGA
- a CDS encoding heavy metal translocating P-type ATPase, with product MSETETNHATLGVTGMTCAACSNRIEKVLNKMDGVEARVNLTTEKATVDYDSEKTSVEDISNKIEKVGYGVLMEQTDLDVFGMTCAACSTRIEKVLNKQGGVKSANVNLTTETASVEYNPGLVDTKGIIDKIKKLGYDAHPKAEAEEKQTHKEKEIKNMKTKLIVSAVLTAPLIVTMLVHLFNMNIPDIFMNPWFQFALATPVQFIIGWQFYVGAYKNLRNGGANMDVLVALGTSAAYFYSLFEAFRTIGNPTYDPHLYFETSAVIITLILFGKYLETRAKTQTTNALSSLLNLQAKEARVIRNGEEIMTPVEEIAVGDRLVVKPGEKIPVDGRLVKGRTSIDESMITGESIPIEKDVDASLIGSTINKNGSIEMEATKVGKDTALASIVKVVEDAQGSKAPIQRLADVISGYFVPIVVGIALLTFIVWISFVQPGQIEPALVAAIAVLVIACPCALGLATPTSIMVGTGKGAENGILFKGGEHLERTHALDAIVLDKTGTITKGKPEVTNFTGDDETLRLLASAEKGSEHPLAEAIVAYATEQDIDLDEVDNFNAIPGHGIEATISGNQILVGNRKLMQDRLVTVGDEGQEMAEYEVEGKTAMLIAVNGKYRGIVAVADTIKETAPQAIKELQGQGLEVIMLTGDNERTAQAIAGQVGIDQVIAQVLPEEKADKVKEIQLQDKKVAMVGDGVNDAPALAIADIGIAIGTGTEVAIEAADITILGGELLLIPKAIKISHATIRNIRQNLFWAFGYNTAGIPVAAIGLLAPWVAGAAMALSSVSVVSNSLRLKRVKI from the coding sequence ATGAGTGAAACCGAAACAAACCATGCAACACTTGGTGTAACAGGCATGACCTGTGCTGCTTGTTCCAATCGTATTGAAAAAGTTTTAAATAAAATGGATGGAGTAGAAGCCCGGGTCAATTTAACGACAGAAAAGGCAACGGTAGATTATGATTCAGAAAAAACTTCCGTCGAAGATATTTCGAATAAAATTGAAAAAGTCGGCTATGGTGTTTTAATGGAACAGACTGATTTAGATGTTTTTGGAATGACCTGTGCCGCATGTTCGACCCGTATTGAAAAGGTATTGAATAAGCAAGGCGGTGTCAAATCTGCAAATGTAAACTTAACAACAGAAACGGCATCTGTCGAATATAACCCAGGACTCGTTGATACAAAAGGAATCATTGATAAAATCAAAAAATTGGGTTATGATGCACATCCTAAAGCGGAAGCAGAAGAAAAGCAAACGCATAAAGAAAAAGAAATTAAAAATATGAAGACGAAATTAATCGTTTCAGCCGTGTTAACTGCGCCGCTAATAGTAACCATGTTGGTTCATTTATTTAATATGAATATACCGGATATATTCATGAATCCGTGGTTCCAATTTGCACTCGCAACACCAGTACAATTTATTATCGGCTGGCAATTTTATGTTGGTGCATATAAGAACCTTCGTAATGGCGGGGCAAACATGGATGTGCTTGTTGCATTAGGAACGAGTGCAGCATATTTCTATAGTCTATTCGAAGCATTTAGGACCATCGGAAATCCAACGTACGATCCGCATTTGTATTTTGAAACAAGTGCTGTCATCATAACGTTGATTTTATTTGGTAAATATTTGGAAACAAGAGCGAAAACCCAGACAACGAATGCATTATCCTCGTTACTGAATTTACAGGCAAAAGAAGCCCGCGTGATAAGAAATGGCGAGGAAATCATGACTCCAGTGGAGGAAATTGCTGTAGGTGATCGGTTAGTTGTAAAACCTGGTGAGAAAATACCTGTAGACGGTAGGCTTGTAAAGGGTAGAACCTCTATAGATGAATCAATGATCACCGGGGAATCCATCCCGATTGAAAAAGACGTAGATGCTAGCTTGATTGGCTCAACGATAAATAAAAATGGCTCGATTGAAATGGAAGCCACAAAAGTTGGCAAAGATACGGCACTTGCATCAATTGTAAAAGTAGTTGAGGATGCACAAGGATCGAAAGCACCAATCCAACGATTAGCTGATGTCATTTCTGGCTATTTCGTACCGATCGTTGTAGGCATTGCCCTTCTAACATTTATCGTATGGATTTCATTTGTACAACCTGGGCAAATTGAGCCTGCTTTAGTCGCAGCGATTGCTGTTCTTGTGATTGCATGTCCATGTGCTTTAGGGCTTGCAACACCAACATCCATTATGGTTGGCACAGGAAAGGGTGCAGAAAACGGCATTCTTTTCAAAGGCGGAGAACATCTCGAACGTACCCATGCATTAGATGCAATCGTGTTGGATAAAACGGGAACAATCACAAAAGGAAAACCTGAAGTAACAAACTTTACAGGTGATGATGAGACATTACGGTTACTCGCGAGTGCGGAAAAAGGTTCCGAACATCCACTTGCAGAAGCGATTGTTGCCTATGCAACAGAACAAGACATTGATTTAGATGAAGTAGATAATTTTAACGCTATACCCGGACACGGTATTGAAGCTACGATCTCTGGCAATCAAATTCTTGTTGGAAATCGAAAACTAATGCAGGATCGCTTAGTCACTGTTGGTGATGAGGGGCAAGAAATGGCCGAGTATGAAGTGGAAGGCAAAACGGCTATGCTGATTGCTGTTAATGGGAAATATCGCGGAATTGTTGCGGTTGCAGATACGATTAAAGAGACAGCGCCACAAGCAATTAAAGAGTTACAAGGTCAAGGATTAGAAGTGATCATGTTAACAGGCGATAACGAGCGAACGGCACAAGCCATTGCCGGGCAGGTTGGCATCGACCAAGTCATAGCTCAAGTATTACCTGAAGAAAAAGCGGATAAAGTAAAAGAGATTCAGCTGCAGGATAAAAAAGTTGCCATGGTTGGGGACGGGGTAAATGATGCTCCAGCACTTGCAATCGCCGATATTGGAATCGCCATTGGAACTGGTACGGAGGTAGCTATTGAAGCTGCAGATATTACTATTCTTGGTGGTGAGCTACTGCTCATACCGAAAGCAATCAAAATTAGTCATGCCACGATTCGAAATATCCGTCAAAACCTCTTCTGGGCATTCGGCTACAATACAGCAGGAATCCCGGTTGCAGCTATCGGATTACTTGCACCATGGGTTGCTGGTGCAGCAATGGCACTAAGTTCCGTAAGTGTTGTTTCTAACTCCCTTCGCTTGAAGAGAGTCAAGATATAA
- a CDS encoding DoxX family protein, producing the protein MDIGLLIIRLVIGLSMAGHGAQKLFGWFGGNGLKNTGGFFESIGIKPGVTMAALVGLFEFAGGLMLAVGFLPWVAAALITIVMVGAIFKVHLANGYWSDKGGIEYPFVTIAIVIGIALIGPGAYAIG; encoded by the coding sequence ATGGATATAGGCCTATTAATAATAAGATTAGTCATCGGACTCAGCATGGCAGGACATGGTGCACAAAAGCTATTTGGCTGGTTTGGTGGTAACGGGCTTAAAAATACAGGGGGCTTTTTTGAATCGATCGGTATCAAACCAGGAGTGACAATGGCTGCTTTAGTTGGCTTATTTGAATTTGCCGGCGGTTTGATGCTAGCAGTAGGCTTCTTGCCATGGGTTGCGGCTGCTCTGATTACGATTGTCATGGTCGGTGCTATTTTTAAAGTCCACTTGGCGAATGGTTATTGGTCCGATAAAGGCGGCATTGAATATCCGTTTGTTACGATTGCAATCGTCATCGGCATCGCTTTAATTGGCCCTGGTGCTTACGCCATAGGCTAA
- a CDS encoding N-acetylmuramoyl-L-alanine amidase, which produces MKNNIIIGISFLVCLFIFIPTVHADSGQLYKVDSETLELRDAPDQNANILAELKRGAKVTVFQESYGWGSTFYNGNEAWGALHQLAAVNNPQKGAKERQVQTASSSEIDAAPGESVESAKLYQVKAPVVRLRNAPDNNATIITELNKGAKVSIFQESYGWGKTFYNGKEVWIALYLLDERNKSADHAMSEVNEKADPQQITEGTEKEDSEAESGQKDEDAEVEEEFDEKKESTAKTKEKEENQDIQGKQRGEKTLSGYHFVIDPGHGGKDSGAIRSEVNEKTLALSTGKKVEEQLRDKGASVTLTRTDDTFIPLEERVQISNSTNADTFISLHYNTFEDQNIRGIHTFYYDVGDNQKLADTIQKSLINHTNLNDRRAKQADYKVLTDNQQPALLIELGFISNPEERQLVQTDKYQEKAAKGIVTGLEDYFN; this is translated from the coding sequence ATGAAAAACAACATTATTATAGGTATTAGTTTTCTAGTTTGCCTATTTATTTTTATCCCAACAGTTCATGCGGATAGTGGACAATTATACAAAGTCGATTCGGAAACATTGGAGTTACGGGATGCACCAGACCAAAACGCAAACATTCTAGCTGAACTAAAAAGAGGTGCAAAAGTTACTGTTTTTCAGGAATCATATGGCTGGGGAAGTACATTTTATAATGGAAATGAGGCATGGGGAGCACTGCATCAACTTGCGGCAGTGAATAATCCACAGAAGGGCGCAAAAGAACGACAAGTTCAAACTGCTTCATCTTCGGAAATAGATGCAGCGCCCGGTGAATCTGTAGAAAGTGCAAAACTGTACCAAGTGAAAGCACCTGTCGTAAGATTACGCAACGCTCCTGATAATAATGCAACTATCATTACTGAATTGAACAAGGGTGCAAAGGTTAGCATTTTTCAAGAATCATATGGTTGGGGGAAAACTTTTTATAATGGGAAAGAAGTATGGATCGCCCTGTACTTACTTGATGAAAGAAATAAATCTGCAGATCACGCGATGTCAGAGGTTAATGAAAAAGCTGATCCGCAACAAATAACAGAAGGAACTGAAAAAGAGGACTCAGAGGCAGAATCTGGCCAAAAAGATGAGGATGCGGAAGTAGAAGAAGAATTTGATGAAAAAAAAGAGTCAACTGCCAAAACTAAAGAAAAGGAGGAAAACCAAGATATTCAAGGAAAGCAACGTGGAGAAAAGACACTGTCCGGTTATCATTTTGTTATTGACCCAGGCCACGGTGGAAAAGACTCCGGTGCAATTCGATCAGAGGTAAATGAAAAAACTTTAGCACTATCTACAGGGAAAAAAGTCGAAGAACAGTTACGTGATAAAGGGGCTTCCGTTACATTAACCCGAACCGATGATACGTTTATTCCATTGGAGGAACGGGTGCAAATTAGTAATTCCACGAATGCAGATACATTTATCAGTCTGCACTATAATACATTTGAAGACCAAAATATACGTGGAATCCATACCTTTTATTATGACGTAGGTGATAATCAGAAGCTTGCCGATACCATTCAGAAATCATTGATCAATCACACAAACCTCAATGATCGCAGAGCGAAACAAGCTGATTATAAAGTGTTAACAGATAACCAACAACCGGCTTTATTAATTGAACTTGGTTTCATTAGTAATCCAGAAGAACGGCAGCTTGTCCAAACTGATAAGTATCAGGAGAAAGCCGCAAAGGGTATTGTCACCGGATTAGAAGATTATTTTAATTAG
- a CDS encoding cupin domain-containing protein yields MEKQLITDAQQFDEKRFTKINIIRNKHSVAFLLNFLPGQHMKSHNHPKRELYLYLIQGDGVFLIDGEELEVEKGDVIYCGKEEQIGFTNNGEENVSIYCTMTKLSD; encoded by the coding sequence ATGGAGAAACAGTTAATTACAGACGCACAGCAATTTGATGAAAAGCGGTTTACAAAGATCAATATAATTCGAAACAAACACAGTGTCGCTTTCCTTCTGAATTTTTTACCAGGTCAGCATATGAAATCACATAATCATCCGAAACGTGAATTGTATTTATACCTGATCCAGGGAGATGGCGTGTTTTTGATAGATGGCGAAGAACTGGAAGTAGAAAAAGGAGACGTCATTTATTGTGGCAAGGAGGAACAAATTGGCTTCACAAATAACGGCGAAGAGAATGTATCTATTTATTGTACGATGACAAAACTTAGTGATTAG
- a CDS encoding Fic family protein: MKLPQEYIDDFFVRMSHHSSAIENNTISLPETVSIILHNTVPNKVSLRELYEIDNHRYAMAFLLDPDTLEREFTMDILLETHSLLMNRLHHERGKFKTEVNDVKGAEFETTKPSETSLTMEQWVDNISYRMALTNIKEDIIPLVCESHIEFERIHPFADGNGRVGRLIMNYLLLKNDLAPLIIEKEEKERYIFFLSTQDAEGFSRYAEKKIEKEMKRICSFRGK; encoded by the coding sequence ATGAAGCTGCCGCAAGAATATATCGATGATTTCTTTGTCAGAATGTCTCACCATTCGAGCGCAATTGAAAATAACACGATTAGTTTACCTGAAACGGTATCGATTATTCTTCACAATACCGTACCGAACAAGGTTTCCTTACGAGAACTATATGAGATTGATAATCATCGGTATGCTATGGCATTTTTGTTAGATCCTGATACATTGGAAAGAGAATTTACGATGGATATTTTGCTTGAAACACATTCCTTATTAATGAATCGTCTGCATCATGAAAGAGGAAAATTTAAAACAGAAGTGAATGATGTTAAAGGAGCAGAATTCGAAACAACGAAACCAAGTGAAACATCTTTAACGATGGAACAATGGGTGGATAACATTTCTTATCGAATGGCGTTAACAAATATAAAAGAAGATATTATTCCATTGGTATGTGAAAGCCATATTGAATTTGAGCGAATTCACCCATTTGCAGATGGAAATGGCCGAGTTGGAAGACTAATAATGAATTACTTGCTTTTAAAAAACGATTTAGCCCCTTTAATTATAGAAAAAGAAGAAAAAGAAAGATATATATTTTTCCTGTCAACACAAGATGCAGAAGGATTTAGTAGATATGCAGAAAAGAAAATAGAGAAGGAAATGAAAAGGATTTGTTCATTCAGGGGTAAATGA
- the copZ gene encoding copper chaperone CopZ: MEQKTLDVQGMSCGHCKMSVEGALNELDGVSAAEVNLDSGKVDVTYDESKVNVDAMKEAVEDQGYDVSA; encoded by the coding sequence ATGGAACAAAAAACGCTAGATGTTCAAGGCATGTCATGTGGTCATTGCAAAATGTCCGTTGAAGGTGCATTAAACGAATTAGATGGTGTTTCAGCAGCTGAAGTTAATTTAGATTCCGGCAAAGTAGATGTTACTTATGACGAATCAAAAGTAAATGTGGATGCAATGAAAGAAGCTGTTGAAGATCAAGGCTATGATGTTAGTGCTTAA
- a CDS encoding DUF1385 domain-containing protein, with protein MEIYGGRAGYNSVRFTGENYQAISRFKKGKITTETRLKKGDKKIFIILSKVPFVRAFTMIFEIIIENWKPFSFVMILFLMELLLFRNSNSYTIPINSFVILFCYLIIAGLIIKITPIGKYHAAEHMADSAYEKDSNLTLEKVEKQPRTHKDCGTNLVISIFICYSILFMVFGDPLWVYLVSWSVGYELWKNEPQIIWDAVLVIGKSAQYALFTSKPKEKHLNVAIEAITKLEEKELAMGGN; from the coding sequence TTGGAAATATACGGAGGAAGAGCCGGCTATAACTCTGTGCGTTTTACCGGAGAAAACTATCAGGCAATATCCCGATTCAAGAAGGGGAAAATCACTACAGAAACGAGACTGAAAAAGGGGGACAAGAAAATATTTATTATACTTTCGAAGGTGCCTTTTGTTCGTGCTTTCACCATGATATTTGAGATTATAATCGAAAATTGGAAGCCATTTTCATTTGTAATGATCTTGTTCCTAATGGAGCTTTTATTATTTAGAAACTCAAATTCATATACCATCCCAATTAACTCCTTCGTGATATTGTTTTGCTATCTAATTATCGCTGGTCTTATTATAAAAATAACACCTATCGGGAAGTATCATGCAGCAGAACATATGGCTGACAGTGCTTACGAGAAGGATTCGAATTTAACGTTGGAAAAAGTAGAAAAGCAACCGAGGACACATAAGGATTGCGGAACAAATTTAGTAATATCCATTTTCATCTGTTACTCTATACTATTTATGGTATTTGGTGATCCGCTTTGGGTATATTTGGTTTCCTGGAGTGTTGGGTATGAGTTGTGGAAAAATGAACCACAAATAATCTGGGATGCAGTATTGGTAATAGGAAAATCTGCGCAATATGCTCTATTCACCTCAAAACCGAAAGAAAAACATTTAAACGTGGCAATAGAGGCGATTACAAAATTAGAAGAGAAAGAATTAGCAATGGGTGGAAATTAG
- a CDS encoding LLM class flavin-dependent oxidoreductase: MNLIKLGILDYAQIDESSSAQKALQNTIELAQLAEVLGYERFWMAEHHNVPAFASSSPELIMMRLADATERIRIGSGGVMIPHYSPYKVAENFRILEAFHPGRIDLGIGNTVGTAIVNRTLNENKKNKINYEQSIVDLTKYLSDQVDENHRFSGITANPVVSTVPQMWVLSTSVKSAKMAAKLGIGYTFGLFPLAGIDKLHIGIQAAQVYRKAFNPSSFMPEPKVSISPFVVVAETNEQAEKYAEALDLWLLGKDNFGHLIEFPSVETARNYSYTEEEKAIIQANRIRMVVGDIESVTEQLKALITQFKADEVLLIPLMPGLEARKKAIELLAEAFN; the protein is encoded by the coding sequence GTGAACTTGATTAAATTAGGGATTTTGGATTATGCGCAAATTGATGAAAGTTCAAGTGCCCAGAAAGCTTTGCAGAATACGATTGAACTAGCTCAATTAGCTGAAGTCTTAGGTTACGAACGGTTTTGGATGGCGGAACATCATAACGTTCCTGCTTTTGCCAGTAGTTCACCGGAATTAATCATGATGCGTTTGGCAGATGCGACGGAGCGGATTCGTATCGGCTCGGGTGGTGTGATGATTCCGCATTATAGTCCATATAAAGTAGCTGAAAATTTTCGGATTCTCGAAGCATTTCATCCTGGTCGAATTGATCTGGGAATAGGCAATACGGTAGGAACGGCCATTGTGAATCGGACATTGAATGAAAATAAAAAGAATAAAATCAATTACGAGCAGAGTATTGTTGATTTAACCAAGTATTTGAGCGATCAAGTGGATGAAAACCATCGTTTCTCTGGCATTACTGCTAACCCTGTTGTTTCAACCGTTCCTCAGATGTGGGTGTTATCAACTAGTGTCAAGAGTGCTAAAATGGCTGCTAAGTTAGGAATTGGCTATACGTTTGGATTATTTCCACTTGCAGGGATTGATAAATTGCATATTGGTATCCAAGCAGCACAAGTATATCGTAAGGCATTTAACCCTTCATCTTTCATGCCAGAGCCAAAAGTGTCCATTTCCCCGTTTGTTGTCGTTGCTGAAACGAATGAGCAAGCGGAAAAATACGCAGAAGCCTTAGATTTATGGCTTCTCGGCAAGGATAACTTTGGTCATTTGATAGAATTTCCATCCGTTGAAACCGCTCGAAACTATTCATATACGGAAGAAGAAAAGGCGATCATTCAAGCGAATCGAATCCGGATGGTAGTGGGCGATATTGAAAGTGTTACAGAACAATTAAAGGCGTTAATTACTCAATTTAAGGCTGATGAAGTTCTGTTAATACCGCTTATGCCAGGGTTGGAAGCCCGCAAAAAAGCGATTGAATTATTGGCTGAAGCATTTAATTAG
- a CDS encoding MarR family winged helix-turn-helix transcriptional regulator translates to MNNKQNEMDHIIQFCACANLRKAARIVTQRYEKQMQSTGLKVTQFYMLVNITHHKVISISKLGEIMLLDQTTVTRNVNVLQKSGYVYITKDKNDSRTKSISITDAGIDKLEEATPIWLEIQENIESRIGKEKYANLLEALTDLQEVVGAY, encoded by the coding sequence ATGAATAACAAACAGAATGAGATGGATCATATAATACAATTTTGCGCTTGTGCAAACCTTAGAAAGGCAGCAAGAATTGTTACCCAACGTTATGAAAAGCAAATGCAATCTACCGGATTAAAAGTGACCCAATTTTACATGTTAGTAAATATCACCCATCATAAAGTAATTTCAATTAGCAAGCTAGGGGAAATTATGTTACTGGATCAAACTACAGTAACTCGTAATGTGAATGTTTTACAGAAAAGTGGTTATGTGTACATTACAAAAGATAAAAATGATTCAAGAACAAAATCTATTTCAATAACCGATGCAGGTATTGATAAATTAGAAGAAGCTACGCCTATATGGTTAGAGATTCAAGAAAATATTGAAAGTCGTATAGGCAAGGAAAAATATGCAAACTTGTTAGAGGCGCTAACAGATTTACAAGAGGTTGTTGGCGCATACTAA
- a CDS encoding glutaredoxin family protein, with translation MAKYQLEIYTRPTCSDCQDLKKFLQSHRIPHKQYDLSKQPAKEGDLKKITGSRIVPALVFSHPSLLGLVKKPKSMIGFERNKEEIMKLLKVG, from the coding sequence ATGGCTAAATATCAACTGGAAATCTATACGAGACCTACTTGTTCGGATTGTCAGGATTTAAAAAAATTCCTGCAAAGCCATCGTATTCCCCACAAGCAATACGATCTATCAAAACAACCAGCTAAAGAGGGAGATCTTAAAAAAATAACAGGAAGCAGAATCGTACCAGCTCTTGTATTTTCCCATCCTTCTCTTTTGGGGTTGGTGAAAAAACCGAAAAGCATGATAGGGTTCGAGAGGAATAAGGAGGAAATAATGAAGCTATTAAAAGTAGGGTAA